One window from the genome of Pelodictyon luteolum DSM 273 encodes:
- a CDS encoding type II toxin-antitoxin system RelE/ParE family toxin has product MYEKSPLAAARAAKSILDGAGILTSMPDIGRPMEDDTGRREWVVSFGAGAFVLRYMRSENDTVVIIRVWHSKGNRT; this is encoded by the coding sequence TTGTACGAGAAAAGCCCTCTTGCGGCAGCCCGAGCAGCAAAGTCCATTCTGGACGGAGCGGGAATATTGACCTCAATGCCAGACATTGGACGTCCGATGGAAGACGACACTGGCAGGCGGGAATGGGTCGTGTCCTTTGGCGCCGGGGCTTTTGTCCTTCGCTATATGCGGAGTGAAAACGATACGGTTGTCATTATTCGGGTCTGGCACAGCAAAGGAAATAGAACATAG